The genomic segment CAAACCTGACGGCATTGGTGCTGACAAAGATGACATGCTGGTACTCGTCGAGCCGTTGCAAAAAACCACGCTGCTTCGGCGGGATGTCCGTCAGCGCGCGCAAGGTCAGCAGAGGCTGACTGTAAGCCTGATAGCCCTCCGACTTGAGCGCTTCACACAATGTATCCGCAGCAGCGCCTGCGGGTCGCGTCACCAGTACACAGGGCACGTCATCCGCCATAAACGTCGGCCAGAATAGCAGCCGCACCCTGTGCGAGAAGATCATCAGCGACACTGATTCCCAGGCCCTCGGCATCCTGCGGCGAGGCATTGCCCTGCGCACGCAGCACCAGCGATCCGTCCGGTCGCCCCACCAATCCCTGCAGCAGGAGGTGCTCTTCGCCGCTGGGGAAGTCCGCATAGGCCGCAATCGGCACCTGACAACCACCTTCCAGCCGGCGATTCATGGCACGCTCGGCCGTCACACGCCAGGCCGTAGGCTGATGATGCAAAGGGGCGAGCAATTCAGTAATCGTTTCGTCTGCCTCCCGGCATTCAATACCCACCGCACCCTGCCCGCCCGCCGGAAGTGATTCATCCAGGGCAATACGTTCGGCAATGCGATGCTCAAAACCAAGGCGAATTAGACCGGCGCTGGCCAGAATAATGGCGTCGTACTCGTTTTCGTCCAACTTGCGCAACCGCGTATTCACATTGCCGCGGAGAAAGCGGATATCGAGATCGGGGCGGCGCTGTCGCAGCTGGCACTCGCGGCGCAGACTGGAAGTACCCACCACACTGCCCTGCGGCAACTCGGTCAACGCGGCATAGCGATGACTCACAAACGCATCGGACGGATCCTCACGCTCGCAAATTACACCGAGGCGAAGGCCGGCCGGGAAGGCCATAGGCACGTCTTTCATGGAGTGCACCGCTATATCCGCACGTCCGTCGAGCAGCGCTTCCTCCAGCTCCTTGACAAACAACCCCTTGCCGCCGATCTTCGCCAGCGGCGATTCCAGCAGCTGGTCGCCCCGAGACGTCATGCCCAGCAATTGCACATGGAGCCCAGCGTGCGCCTCTTGCAGCGCAACGCGGACAAATTCTGCCTGCCACAATGCCAGAGGGCTCTCCCGGGTAGCGATTGTGAGCGTGCGCGGCATGCGGCGTTTCCTTCAGTGCGGGTTGCCAATGATAGCAGTGACCCACACCGACAGCGACCGGCGCGAGAAACGGGTTCTCGCTGTCATGCGAGAAGTCGCGCCATGGGACACCCGCGCCCACCGTCGCGGGAGCAGCGCGGCGTGCAGCCCCCACCCCACACCGTGAAATTGGGGGAGGGAGTACCCCGTGAACCTGATATAATAAGCTCACTTCAATTGGGCAGGTCAGCGCCAGACACAGGTGGAAATACCGGAAACCGGGCCATGAGCAACGATAAAGATACCAGCAAACTGTGGGGTGGACGCTTCAGCGAAGCCACCGACGCCTTCGTTCAGCGCTTTACGGCCTCCGTGGGGTACGACCAGCGTATGGCCGCTGAGGATATCGTGGGCTCCCTCGCTCACGCCCGCATGCTGACCAGTATCGGCGTACTCAGCGAGCAGGAGCTGGTGAGTATAGAAGGGGGCCTCGAACAGGTAAGCAAAGAAATCGAGAACGGCACATTCCAGTGGTCTATCGAACTGGAAGATGTGCATATGAATATCGAGGCACGACTCACCGAACTGATCGGCGCCGCCGGCAAGAAACTGCACACGGGGCGTTCACGTAACGACCAGGTGGCCACGGACATACGTCTTTACCTGCGCTCTGCGATAGACGCTATCGCCGGCGAGTTAACACGCCTGCAGCGGGGCACGATTACGCTAGCGGCGGCCAACACCGAGACGATCATGCCCGGGTTTACCCATTTGCAAACGGCACAGCCTGTTGTCTTCGGGCACCATCTGCTGGCCTGGAACGAGATGCTGGAGCGGGACTACGGACGTCTCATGGATTGCCGTGCGCGCCTCAACCAATCACCGCTGGGTGCCGCGGCACTGGCCGGCACCAGCTACCCCATCAAGCGGGAGCAAACAGCGGCCGCACTGGGCTTTGACAAGCCGACGGAGAATTCTCTCGATTCCGTATCGGATAGAGATTTTGCCATCGAATTCTGTGCTTTTGCAGCCCTCTTGATGACCCATCTGTCGCGCATGTCCGAGGAAATGATCCTGTGGGCCTCGGTCCAGTTTGGCTTTATCGACCTGCCCGACCGATTCTGTACCGGATCGTCAATCATGCCACAGAAGAAAAATCCCGATGTGCCAGAAGTCGTGCGGGGCAAAACAGGCCGCGTCAACGGGCACCTGGTATCCCTGCTGACGCTGATGAAGAGCCAGCCGCTGGCGTACAACAAGGACAACCAGGAAGACAAGGAGCCCCTCTTCGATACAGTGGACACGGTGTTGGACGCCCTGCGCGCCTTCGCCGACCTGGTGCCTGCCATGCGTCCTAATGAAGAGACCATGCGAGAGGCGGCGCGCGCAGGGTTTTCTACCGCAACAGACCTCGCAGACTATCTGGTGCGGCGGGGGCTGCCCTTCCGGGACGCCCACGAGGTGGTCGGTGCGGCCGTGGCGCACTGCATTGAAACAGGCCTGGACCTCCCCGAGCTTGATATCGCAACGCTGAAAGGCTTCTGTCCAAACGTAGCGGAAGACGTATTCGACGTCCTGACGCTGGAGGGCTCGGTCGCCGCGCGCAACCACCTCGGCGGCACCGCACCCGAGCAGGTCAAGGCGGCGGCAAAACGGGCGACGAAGCGGTTGGACTCGCGCTGAGACGCGCGATCAGTGCCTAGTCCCGGCTGGGGCGATAGCGCAGACCGGCCTGAAAGGTGACATCCGGAGCAGTTTCCACCCGGATATCCTCGATAACGCTGATCTCTGCAGACCAGTGCGGAGTGAACTGCCAACGCGTACCCACGGTCAACATGACCGCGTCATCGCCCACACCGGTAATCTCGCTATCCAGCGGGGCACGGTTCGCGTCCAGCTGGACCAGCACTGACCAACGCGTGGCAACTCGCCAGTCCATGGTAAGACCGGCAAACCAGAGGTCACGGTGCTGCAAATCCTCTACGACGTCACTCTCTCCCGCTCTCAGGTAACCAACCTGAGCGTGCCAGGCGAGGGGAAGCTGCGACAGGTGGTCGCCGGAAAAGCGCAGTGCAACGAACGCATCATCCGCGCCGCTGCCAGTAAATTCGTCGTCATCACCTGTACCGAACTTATACCCCAACACCAGACTGGCCGCGGCTTTTTCATCGCTGTGAAACGCCCAATTGGCAGACAGGCTGACATCGCCAATCCCGGATGCACTGTCCTGCAGACTGAAGCCACCCTGTGGTGAAAGATAGCGGTAATCCAGCTGATCGCGCGGTACATCAGAGCGGCCGCCGTCTGACATACCCCACAAGTCGTGCCAGTCATCAATCAGTCGATCCAGATCACCGCCGCTCTGATCCACCCAGGGAACCTCTAACTGCACATCCCAACTGTCTGCCAGGCCGTAGCGTATCTCCAGTGCAAACCGCTGGGTCTCGCCGTCCAGATTGAGAAACTCATCGCCCTTGCCGTCGTTGACATAATGACTGGCTACACTGGCGTGCAACGCGCCGGCAAAAGCACCTCGCGGTGTGGCGCGGGCATCACGCTGGGAGGGCAGACCAAACAACCCTGTTACCGGGCTCAGGTTCTTAGCGTAAAGTGGTTCGCTGGCCACTGCCGGCCAGGACACTCCCAGCGCTAGCAGGCCGCAGCTCAGGGCACGCGATAATGAGGAATAATCGTTACTGCCACGCAAAATATACCCCTCCCTGTGCACGCATCTGCTCCACCACAAAAGGTCGAAACAACTGGCCATCGCGGGTATTACGCCAGTCGTCGACCGCCTCGTCAAAACAGAAATGAAAGCCCCCGGAGCGGGCCGCAAGCCAGAGCTGGCGCGTCGGGGGCTGTCGGCTGAATACCAGTTGCGTCCCGTTCTCGAAGGTGACCGTGAGCACCCCTCCCCCAGCCACATAGTCGAGATCCTCTTCAACCTCGTCGAGCGCCAGTTCCAACGCCTCAAATACACTGTCCACTGCCTCATTAAATTCAGATTCTTCCACGTCATTCCGCCAAAGTGTGCACTATTCAATGATAAGCGGTGTTAGCGCCCCTTACTAGCGGGCGGTATAATTTGCAGCATATGACACCGGACTAATGCCATGCGCCTTACAATCACAGCCCCCCTTATCGCTGTCGTAATCTACTTCCTCACCGGATGTGGGCAGACCGGGCCGCTTTATATGCCAAAAGAGGAAACACCCAAGCCTCCCGGGGCTGCGGCGGTCGAAAGCCCCAACCCGTTGACCAAGACGTCTTGAACGGGGAGCGACACAATGAGCTACTTCACCTTTCGCGGGGAAACCCTGCACGCTGAAGACGTGGCAGTCAGCGATATCGCTGCCGAGCATGGCACACCCTGCTACATCTACTCTCGAGCCGCGCTGGAAGCGTCTTTCCTTGCCTATGGCGATGCGCTTGCGGGCACCGATCACCTGGTCTGTTATGCGGTCAAGGCGAATTCAAGCCTGGCAGTGCTCGATGTGCTGGCCCGCCTGGGGGCCGGCTTCGATATCGTATCTGGCGGGGAACTGGAGCGCGTACTCGCCGCCGGCGGGGATCCGGCCAAGGTCGTTTTTTCCGGTGTCAGCAAAACCGCTGATGAAATGGCGCGTGCACTGGACCTCGGTATTCACTGTTTCAATCTGGAGTCAGAGGGGGAGCTGGAGGCACTTAACTGCGTCGCAGCCGAAAAAGCATGTGTGGCGCCCGTCTCTATCAGGGTGAACCCCGACGTGGATGCCAAAACCCACCCCTACATTTCAACCGGGCTAAAAGAGAACAAGTTCGGCCTGGCCATCGACGAAGCGCTGGCCGTTTATCAGCGTGCCGCGCAAATGAATCATGTGGAGGTTGTCGGGCTTGATTGCCATATTGGCTCTCAGCTAACCGACATAACACCATTTATCGACACCCTGCATCGCCTGCTCGAACTGGTAGACAGGCTGGCCGATATAGGCATCACGATAAAGCATCTGGACCTGGGCGGCGGGTTAGGTGTCACATACCGGGATGAACAACCTCCCTCCGTCGCTGATTACATGGACGAAGTTCGCCGGGTGCTGGGAGATCGCCCGTTGAAGCTGCTGTTTGAACCGGGCCGCTCCATCGCCGCCAATGCAGGCATCCTGGTAATGCGCACAGAGTACCTCAAGTCCACCGCTGACCATCATTTCGCCATTGTCGACGCGGCGATGAACGACATGCTGCGCCCGGCTCTCTACCAAGCCTGGATGGACATCCAACCGGTGCAGCGACGCTCTGGCGGGCACCTCACCACATGGGACATCGTGGGCCCTGTCTGCGAAACGGGCGACTTTCTGGGCAAGGGGCGGGAGCTGAGTCTCAGCCAGGGAGACTTGCTGGCCATGTTCGGTGCGGGAGCCTACGGCTTCGTAATGAGTTCCAATTACAACAGCAGGCCCCGTGCAGCAGAGGTCATGGTGGACGGCACAGCAGTTCACCTGGTGCGGCGGCGCGAAACTCTGGAGGATCTTCTCCGGGGGGAAACTACCCTGACGGAGAGCTGAACGAGACATCGCCATGCGCCTATATTTCACTAAAATGCACGGCATCGGTAATGACTTTGTTGTTATCGACCTTGTCACCCAGAGTTGTTCACTGCGCGCCCGTGATATCCGCAAGCTGGCGGACCGACATTGTGGCGTTGGCTGTGACCAGGTTTTGGTCGTGGAGCCACCTCAAAACGCTAATGCGGACTTTCGTTACCGCATCTATAACGCCGATGGCGAAGAGGTCGAGCAATGCGGCAACGGCGCGCGCTGCTTCGCACGCTTTGTGCGTGAAAAGAAGCTGACTGGCAAGCGGGTCATTAGTGTTGAGACGGCCAGCGGTATCATCGAGCTACGCGTACTTGCCAACCACGAGGTGGAAGTCCAGATGGCTGTACCGGAGTTCGAACCCGGCAAGATTCCCTTTAACGCACCCGCCCGCGCCGACAGCTATTGGTTGCAACTAGCCGGCCACGCGCGCGAGATTGGAGCGGTATCAATGGGTAATCCGCACGCGCTGCTGCGGGTAGACAGCACCGCCGATGCCGATGTGGCAGGGCTGGGGCCTACCATTGAGTCCCATCCGGATTTCCCCCGGCGTGTCAACGCTGGTTTTATGGAAGTGGTGTCTAGAGAGTTCATTCGACTGCGTGTCTACGAGCGCGGCGCAGGAGAGACACTCGCCTGTGGCAGCGGTGCCTGTGCGGCCGTAGCCTATGGGATATCAAGGGACTGGCTCAGCGAATCCGTGACAGTTGAGCTGCCGGGGGGTAAGCTTTCCCTATCGTGGGGAGGAGAGGGCCAGCCCGTGATCATGACGGGGCCCACCGCGGTGGTGTTCGAGGGAAGCATAAACATCTGAAGCTTCCATGGGGAGCGACACAATAATAGGGGAACCACTCACATGTCCGCCAAAAAAAAGGCCGTTGTCGAGCAACAGGGTGAACTCGAACTCAACGATGAAGCCGTAAGAGAGTACCTCAAGAATCACGACGACTTCCTGCAGCGTCACCCGGATATGCTGGACTATCTGCATATATCCCACGGGTCTGGCGGCGCTGTGTCACTGGTAGAGAAACAGGCCAGCGTCTTGCGCGAACGCAATACGGCATTGCGGCAGCAACTGAAAACTCTGACCGGCAACGCGCGTCACAACGATGTCCTGTTCGACCGGACCCGGATCCTGTTGCTGCAGCTACTCGACGCAGACTCGCGGGAAAACCTTTACAGCACATTTATGCAGGCAATACCGCGGGATTTCGAAATCGAACACGCGAGTATGATTCTCTACAGCGATGATGCTGCCGCAAAAGGCTGGCGCAGTGAAACCCGGGAGACCGTCAACGAACAGATCGGCGGACTGTTCCCCGGCCACAAACCCGTTTGCGGCACGGTGCGGGAAAAAGAGCTGATGTTCCTGTTTCCCGATGGCGACAGCGTGGGCTCGGCTGCTCTGGCACCTCTGGTGCAAGACGAGGAACAGCTGGGCCTGATTGCAGTAGGCAGCGCAGATGCGAATCGCTATAACAGCAAGGTCGATACCCTTTTCCTGACGCACATCGCCGATGTTATGGTGAAGTTGATGTCGCGCCTGCCCGGGGCGGAAGCCTGAGGTCGCGTGGCCAACGCCCTATCACCTGTTCGGCCTGAGGACGGAGCGACCGCTCGTTTTATCCGTTACCTGCGAGATGTGCGCCGCTTATCCCCTCACACACTCAGTAATTATCGGCGCGACCTCGACTCGCTTGCGCATTTCGCCGCGCAACGGGACACGCCAATAGAGAACTTGATAGAGGCGGACATTCGGGCATGGACCAGCCAATTACACCGGCGCGGCCTGGCACCCGCCAGCATCCAGCGCCAGCTCTCTGCAGCACGCTCTTTCTACAACTACCTGGCGCGGGAAAACGGCCATCAACGCAATCCAGCTGGCAGCGTCCAGGCACCGCGAAAACCACGCAAACTGCCCCGAACAATGGACGCAGACCAAGTCAATCAGTTTCTCTCGCAACCGGCCCGCACCGTCATAGAACGACGTGACAAGGCCATGGCGGAGCTGTTCTATTCGTCTGGCTTGCGACTCGCCGAGCTGGCCGCCATCAACATTGACGATATCGACGCCACGCTGCTGACCGTTATCGGCAAAGGCAACAAAGCCCGCACGATACCGATAGGGTCTGTCGCTCGCGAGGCCATCAAGGTGTGGTTGCAGGTTCGTCCGACCATCGGGGCAGACCACCCCGATCGAGACGCCCTGTTTACCAGTAAGCGTGGCCGCCGCATCAGCCCGCGCAGTATTCAGGCGCGCCTGAAGCTGCTGGCCCGAAAAGCAGGGGTACACCAGGATGTGCATCCCCACATGTTGCGACATTCCTTTGCCAGCCACTTACTGGAATCCAGCGGCGACCTGCGAGCGGTGCAAGAGCTGCTGGGACACGAGAATATCTCCACCACCCAGATCTACACCCATCTGGACTTCCAGCATCTGGCAAAAGTCTATGACGACGCGCATCCTAGGGCGAAACGTCGCAAGGAGGACTGAGCTGACTATCTCGGTGATCACGTTCGACCTCGACAACACCCTGTGGGATGTCGAACCGGCGCTATTACGGGCGGAGGAGGCGCAACGGCAGTGGCTTATCACCCACCGACCCGGCGCCATCGAGGTATTCGACCATGATGCCCTGTTTGAATTCAAAAAAGCGGTGTGGAAACGCCATCCTCAGTTGGTGCATAACGTCACCCAAATGCGCCTACAAACACTGTACGAACTCCTGCTGATAGCCGACTATTCCGAGACGGAGGCGAGCAGTGGCGCCAGTGAGGCCTTCGCCGTATTCCTGGCGGAGCGACACAAGGTGGTGCTTTACGAGGAAGCTCTGTCCATTCTGGAAACACTGGCCCGGAGCTATACGCTGGGCGCTCTGACCAATGGCAACGCAGATATCTACAAGACCGACGCCGCCGAATACTTCGACTTTGCTTTTTTGGCAGAGGACATCGGCCGCGCCAAACCCCACCCGGACATGTTCCAGGCCGCGCTTGACAAGACCGGTGTCAAAGCCGACCAAATCATTCATGTCGGCGACGATCCAGATCACGATGTGCAAGGCGCCAATGCTATCGGGATGCGCAGCGTCTGGGTGAACCTACGCGGCAAGCTCTGGCCAGGCGGTACTCGCGCCGATGAAGAGATCGAAAAACTGCAGGCGTTACCCGCCGCGATTGCGCGCATTGCTGCCATGCCCTGAACACCCGTGCTGCCGAGCCGGGTCGTCGCTGCGCCCTCGCAAGGCGCGGCCAACCTTATCTGTCGCTATTCTCCGCAGGGCTATGACCCGGTGAGTACCCGGATGTGGCTTTATTCGACAGCATAAAAAAAGGGGGCCATAAGGCCCCCCAAAACACGCATCGTTAAATGCGCCCGCAAAGTGTGTTACGAACGGCCACTGCCGCTGGCGCCGACGAACTCGGGGTAGGCCTCCATACCGCATTCCGCCATATCGACGCCCTCATATTCCTCCTGCTCGCTGACGCGAATACCCATGACCGCTTTGAGAATGCCCCACACGATGAGGCTGGAGAAAAACACCCAGCCAAAGATCGTAGCAGCACCGATCAGCTGACCGCTGAACGATGAGTTCTCACCGTTGGTGACCGGCACCAGCAGCAAACCCAGCAGCCCGACCACACCGTGGACCGAGATGGCACCGACGGGATCGTCAATCTTCAACTTGTCCAGCATCACGATAGAAAACACGACCAGTACACCGCCCGCCGCGCCAAACAGAGTCGCCTGCACAGCAGTGGGCGTAGACGGCTCGGCGGTGATCGCCACCAGACCGGCCAAGGCGCCGTTCAGCGCCATGGTGAGGTCAGCCTTGCCGAACATGAGTCGCGCCAAAATCAACGCGGCGATCAGACCACCCGCAGCAGCAGCGTTGGTGTTCATAAACACGACCGCCACCGCATTCGCGCTCTCGACGCTGGCCGTTGCCAGCACAGAGCCACCGTTGAAACCGAACCACCCCATCCAAAGGATGAAGGTGCCCAGCGTTGCGAGAGGAAGGTTGGCGCCTGGAATAGGACGTACCGACCCGTCCGCACCGTATTTCCCTTTGCGCGCGCCAAGCAGCAGCACACCGGCCAGTGCCGCGGCCGCGCCGGCCATGTGCACAATGCCAGAGCCAGCAAAGTCAGAAAAACCTAGATCACCCAGCGTGTAGAGGCCGAATACCGGCATCCCGCCCCAAGTCCAGGAACCTTCCATCGGATAAATGAAACCGGTCATGACCACTGCGAAGGCAAGAAACGCCCAAAGCTTCATGCGCTCTGCCACCGCGCCCGAAACGATAGACATTGCCGTGGCGACAAATACCACCTGGAAGAAGAAATCGGCTGACGGTGCATAGGTCGCCGGTTCTTCTGCCCCGGCGACACCATCGCCGACGATACCGCTCAAGAACGTGGTGATTTCACCCCCGCCGTACATAATCGAATAGCCGCAGACCATGTACATGGTGCAGGCCACCGCATACAGGCTGATGTTTTTCAGCAGGATTTCAGTCGTGTTTTTAGAGCGGACCAGGCCGGCTTCGAGCATTGCGAAACCTGCCGCCATCCACATCACCAGCGCGCCACAGACCAAGAAATAAAAGGTATCCAGGGCGTACTGTAGTTCAAAAATTGAGTTTTCCATGGGCATAGCTCTCTCGTTACGGCTGATTTTTAAGCGTCAGCCGTGGTTTAGTGGATCGTTTTCAGGGTGTTGCTATTGGGTGTTACATTTCAGTCTTTAGATAGCGTCTTCGCCGGTCTCACCGGTACGAATCCGGATCACTTGCTCCAAAGCGGAGACAAACACTTTGCCGTCACCGATCTTGCCGGTATTGGCTGCCGTCGTAATGGCTTCGATAGTCTGGTCGACTACGCCGTCAGCGACAGCCACTTCAATTTTGACCTTGGGCAGAAAGTCGACGACATATTCAGCCCCACGGTACAACTCGGTATGGCCTTTCTGTCGGCCAAAGCCCTTGACTTCGGTTACGGTGATGCCCTGGACGCCTATCTCAGAGAGCGCTTCGCGCACATCGTCCAGTTTGAAAGGTTTAACAATGGCCGTAATCAGTTTCATAAAAATCTCCAGTCTGAGAGTCGGCCAGAGATCTGGCCGACTCGGTGCAGAATGCTGCTATTAAAAGCTCTTGGCGATGCTGAATACTGCGGTGTCGTCGCAGGCATCTGCATCGTTAAAGCAGTCATCGGTATCGAGGTCGGTACCAACCCACGCCACCGAAAGATCCACACCCTTGAAGGTGTAAGTCAGCGTCACTGAGTAATCAGTGTAGGAATCTTCTCCCGTTGGAAAGAAATCCTTCTCATCGAAGTCGTTATAGCCGGCATGCAAACCCAGTGAAAAGTCTTCCGCGAAGGTAAGGCTATAGTCTCCGGAGTAGTACCAGAACTTTCCAGTCTCGGCGTAATAGTCATTCGAGTAGGTAACACCGATGGTCAGATCACGCCAGGACGGCTTGATGTAGAACTCCTGATAATCGCCCTTGGGGTCAACCGTGTCACCCGGGTACTGATAATAGGTGTACCCTACGTCAATACCGAAGTCAGTATCACCAATCGGGCCAGACCAGCCCGCGTAGTAGTCAATCTCCATCGTGCCGAAGCTACCGGTGTCGTTGTCGCTGCCGAAGTCGACGGAAGACGCCCAGGTGCCCAGATAAAAGCCCGGTTCCCAGCTGGCATCGAATCCACCCTGGACGGCCGCATCTGTGCCTGTTTGCGAGATGCCGCGGAAGCGGTAATCGCTCACCAATGCGACATTCGCACTCACGTCAAACGCTTGTGCGGCAGTCGCCCCTATCCCAGACAACAACGCCGTGGATACGGCTGCGGTAATCAGTTTCTTGTTTAACATGTTTCTTCTCCCTTAGGATTAAAGTCATAAAACAGACTCTCTAACGTGTCAGGTAATCGCTGCGGGCACTGTGTGTGCGCGTTGCCGGTCTGTCACAGAGAACAAAGCAGAGTCTGTGCCAATTAGTATATTCTTTAGGAATATCAATAAGATATTAACTAGTGCCGAAATAGTGTACGCCGCGAAGCGCCCGCAAAACGCACTCATACGGTGCGTTGCACAATAAGCGTGCGGATTTTCGCACTGTGCCGACTCGCTGATTTGCTCTACACTTCGGGCTCTCATGCGGTCTCGCGCAAAGGCTCACTTACATGGCACCAAAACCCCCTCCTCCCCCCTGGGATCTACTGCAACAGGCGAGCGCCCGGATGGGCGGCGAACTGGACAAGGGCGCGCGCGCCCTTGCGCAGTCAGCGCTATCTAAGCTGGACGTGGTCAGCCGGGAGGAATTTGATGCACAAAGCGCGCTGCTCAAGCGCACGCAAGAGCGTGTCATTGAGCTGGAAAACACTCTGGAGGCGCTGGCGAAAGCACTCGAAGAGGGCAACAGCGAGGCGTAGTGGCCGCGGTTCTTTGCTACACCTCCGCACGGCGGCTGTATTCACTCATTTCAGACCAATCAATTCATCCACCCGCGCGCCTCGCATACACTGCCAGGAACGTCATGGACAGGGCGCAGGATGGCGATGGAATTATCGGTGTTGTACAGTCGCGCCCTTTGCGGCCTGGACGCCCCTCTGGTGCAGGTCGAGACACACCTGGCCAACGGCCTCCCCGCGTTTCACATTGTAGGCCTGCCCGAAACGGCTGTGCGCGAGAGCAAGGACCGCGTGCGCAGCGCGATAATAAACTCCCATTTCGAGTTCCCTGACCGACGGATCACCGTAAATCTTGCCCCCGCAGACCTGCCCAAGGAAGGCGGCCGCTTCGACCTCGCCATCGCGCTGGGCATACTCACCGCATCCGGCCAACTGCCTGTCAACGATCTGGCACTCTACGAATTTCTGGCGGAGCTGGCACTCGACGGGAGCCTTCGCGCTGTCCGCGGCAGCGTCGCCTCAGCTATCGCCGCCACGACCAGCGGGCGCCGGCTGGTGCTGGCTCAGGAAAGCGCCGGCTCTGCGGCACAGGTTCCGGGCAGCAAGATTATTGCCGCAGCAGATATCCTTACTCTGTGCGCCCACCTCAATGGCCGCGCAACCCTGCAGAGCGCCAGCCCGGACAATACGCTGGCCGCCGCAGCATACCCCGATATGGCTGACGTGGTCGGCCAGACTGCAGCGAGGCGCGCCATGGAAATCGCGGCCGCCGGGGGCCACAACCTGCTGTTCTGCGGTCCGCCCGGAACCGGCAAAACCCTGCTGGCTAGCAGGCTACCCGGTATATTGCCTCCTCCCCGCAGCAGAGAAGTCCTCTACGGTCTGGCCCTGCGGGATATTGAGGGTCTTCCCACGGGCACACCGAACCGCCTGCAGCGCCCCTTTCGCAGCCCCCACCACAGCGCCACCGCCACCTCTCTGACCGGCGGTGGCGGCAGTCCTCGCCCGGGGGAGATTTCGCTGGCGCACGGGGGCGTTCTCTTTCTGGACGAGTTACCTGAATTTAACCGCCGCTGCCTGGAGTCACTGCGCGAGCCCATGGAATCCGGTGAAATCACCCTGACTCGCACCAGGCGCCGAGTGACCTATCCAGCCCGCTTTCAATTAGTAGCCGCCATGAATCCATGCCCTTGCGGGTTTCTCGGTGACCCTGAGCGCTCCTGTCGTTGCAGGCCCGAGCAAGTCCAGCGCTATCGAGCGAGGCTGTCGGGACCGCTTTTGGACCGCATTGATCTGCACGTGACGGTGCCGCGCCTGCCACCCAGTCAACTGCTGTCTCGCACAGCATCGGCAGAAGCCTCGGCGCCAGTCCAGGCTCGCGTGACACGCTGCAGAGAGATTCAGCAGGCCCGCCAGGGTTGCTCC from the Candidatus Marimicrobium litorale genome contains:
- a CDS encoding DUF484 family protein; the encoded protein is MSAKKKAVVEQQGELELNDEAVREYLKNHDDFLQRHPDMLDYLHISHGSGGAVSLVEKQASVLRERNTALRQQLKTLTGNARHNDVLFDRTRILLLQLLDADSRENLYSTFMQAIPRDFEIEHASMILYSDDAAAKGWRSETRETVNEQIGGLFPGHKPVCGTVREKELMFLFPDGDSVGSAALAPLVQDEEQLGLIAVGSADANRYNSKVDTLFLTHIADVMVKLMSRLPGAEA
- the glnK gene encoding P-II family nitrogen regulator is translated as MKLITAIVKPFKLDDVREALSEIGVQGITVTEVKGFGRQKGHTELYRGAEYVVDFLPKVKIEVAVADGVVDQTIEAITTAANTGKIGDGKVFVSALEQVIRIRTGETGEDAI
- a CDS encoding ammonium transporter, with product MENSIFELQYALDTFYFLVCGALVMWMAAGFAMLEAGLVRSKNTTEILLKNISLYAVACTMYMVCGYSIMYGGGEITTFLSGIVGDGVAGAEEPATYAPSADFFFQVVFVATAMSIVSGAVAERMKLWAFLAFAVVMTGFIYPMEGSWTWGGMPVFGLYTLGDLGFSDFAGSGIVHMAGAAAALAGVLLLGARKGKYGADGSVRPIPGANLPLATLGTFILWMGWFGFNGGSVLATASVESANAVAVVFMNTNAAAAGGLIAALILARLMFGKADLTMALNGALAGLVAITAEPSTPTAVQATLFGAAGGVLVVFSIVMLDKLKIDDPVGAISVHGVVGLLGLLLVPVTNGENSSFSGQLIGAATIFGWVFFSSLIVWGILKAVMGIRVSEQEEYEGVDMAECGMEAYPEFVGASGSGRS
- the xerC gene encoding tyrosine recombinase XerC, translated to MANALSPVRPEDGATARFIRYLRDVRRLSPHTLSNYRRDLDSLAHFAAQRDTPIENLIEADIRAWTSQLHRRGLAPASIQRQLSAARSFYNYLARENGHQRNPAGSVQAPRKPRKLPRTMDADQVNQFLSQPARTVIERRDKAMAELFYSSGLRLAELAAINIDDIDATLLTVIGKGNKARTIPIGSVAREAIKVWLQVRPTIGADHPDRDALFTSKRGRRISPRSIQARLKLLARKAGVHQDVHPHMLRHSFASHLLESSGDLRAVQELLGHENISTTQIYTHLDFQHLAKVYDDAHPRAKRRKED
- a CDS encoding HAD family hydrolase, yielding MTTRILGRNVARRTELTISVITFDLDNTLWDVEPALLRAEEAQRQWLITHRPGAIEVFDHDALFEFKKAVWKRHPQLVHNVTQMRLQTLYELLLIADYSETEASSGASEAFAVFLAERHKVVLYEEALSILETLARSYTLGALTNGNADIYKTDAAEYFDFAFLAEDIGRAKPHPDMFQAALDKTGVKADQIIHVGDDPDHDVQGANAIGMRSVWVNLRGKLWPGGTRADEEIEKLQALPAAIARIAAMP
- a CDS encoding TorF family putative porin, with the protein product MLNKKLITAAVSTALLSGIGATAAQAFDVSANVALVSDYRFRGISQTGTDAAVQGGFDASWEPGFYLGTWASSVDFGSDNDTGSFGTMEIDYYAGWSGPIGDTDFGIDVGYTYYQYPGDTVDPKGDYQEFYIKPSWRDLTIGVTYSNDYYAETGKFWYYSGDYSLTFAEDFSLGLHAGYNDFDEKDFFPTGEDSYTDYSVTLTYTFKGVDLSVAWVGTDLDTDDCFNDADACDDTAVFSIAKSF
- a CDS encoding YifB family Mg chelatase-like AAA ATPase gives rise to the protein MELSVLYSRALCGLDAPLVQVETHLANGLPAFHIVGLPETAVRESKDRVRSAIINSHFEFPDRRITVNLAPADLPKEGGRFDLAIALGILTASGQLPVNDLALYEFLAELALDGSLRAVRGSVASAIAATTSGRRLVLAQESAGSAAQVPGSKIIAAADILTLCAHLNGRATLQSASPDNTLAAAAYPDMADVVGQTAARRAMEIAAAGGHNLLFCGPPGTGKTLLASRLPGILPPPRSREVLYGLALRDIEGLPTGTPNRLQRPFRSPHHSATATSLTGGGGSPRPGEISLAHGGVLFLDELPEFNRRCLESLREPMESGEITLTRTRRRVTYPARFQLVAAMNPCPCGFLGDPERSCRCRPEQVQRYRARLSGPLLDRIDLHVTVPRLPPSQLLSRTASAEASAPVQARVTRCREIQQARQGCSNAGLTSASLHSVCQLGKKETRHLSTAAQRMHLSARGLHRSLRVARTIADLEQQDTVSAPHLAEALAYRQQTE
- a CDS encoding accessory factor UbiK family protein, with protein sequence MAPKPPPPPWDLLQQASARMGGELDKGARALAQSALSKLDVVSREEFDAQSALLKRTQERVIELENTLEALAKALEEGNSEA